From a single Candidatus Methylacidithermus pantelleriae genomic region:
- a CDS encoding bifunctional heptose 7-phosphate kinase/heptose 1-phosphate adenyltransferase, with protein MLESFPEVSSLFESFARLRILVVGDLMLDEYLWGRVERLSPEAPVPVVEVERTSYYPGGAANVARNVLEFTPFVVVAGVVGEDAAGQLVRKLLADAGADVSGVFALSDRPTTQKTRVIGRKQQVVRVDRESREPLPATIAGKMREFLALRLGEVDAVILEDYGKGMFTQDMADAILLACQRQKKLSVVDPCLSHAVQWVGARVVKPNRKEVLLHAKEPQREGERASLERAARLLRKSWNVWCVVVTLGEEGMLVVEPDGEHWICGIRREVFDVTGAGDTAVALLTLGLAAGLSPRQAAVIANCGASVVVGKLGTATVGREELAKALLESAPGQR; from the coding sequence ATGCTGGAATCTTTCCCCGAAGTATCCTCGCTTTTCGAGAGTTTTGCACGTCTCCGGATCCTCGTGGTGGGGGACCTCATGCTGGATGAATACCTGTGGGGCCGTGTTGAGCGCCTTTCCCCCGAGGCTCCTGTGCCGGTGGTTGAGGTGGAGCGGACAAGCTACTACCCAGGAGGAGCAGCCAACGTGGCTCGCAATGTACTCGAGTTTACGCCCTTTGTAGTGGTAGCGGGTGTGGTGGGGGAGGACGCAGCCGGGCAACTGGTGCGGAAACTTTTGGCCGACGCAGGGGCCGATGTGAGTGGGGTTTTTGCCCTGTCCGATCGGCCGACGACCCAGAAAACCCGGGTCATCGGAAGAAAACAACAGGTGGTACGGGTGGACCGCGAATCCCGCGAGCCTCTGCCTGCAACAATCGCAGGCAAAATGCGTGAGTTCCTTGCCTTGCGGTTGGGAGAGGTCGATGCCGTCATTTTGGAAGACTATGGGAAAGGAATGTTTACACAGGATATGGCTGACGCAATTCTCCTTGCCTGCCAGCGCCAGAAGAAACTATCAGTCGTTGATCCTTGCTTATCCCATGCTGTCCAGTGGGTGGGAGCGCGGGTCGTTAAACCGAACCGGAAAGAGGTTCTCTTGCATGCCAAGGAACCCCAGCGGGAGGGGGAAAGAGCTTCCCTTGAGCGGGCGGCTCGTCTTCTTCGCAAGAGCTGGAACGTCTGGTGTGTGGTGGTTACCCTGGGAGAGGAAGGAATGCTGGTCGTTGAGCCCGACGGGGAACACTGGATTTGTGGGATCCGGCGAGAGGTCTTCGATGTGACCGGAGCCGGGGATACGGCTGTGGCCCTATTAACGCTCGGGCTTGCCGCAGGTCTTTCCCCGAGGCAAGCGGCGGTCATTGCCAACTGCGGTGCTTCGGTGGTCGTGGGCAAGCTAGGGACAGC
- a CDS encoding prephenate dehydratase, with protein MSVAFLGPAQTFSHLVAKKRFPKRKLLPLPSIPEVVEYVRRHPLSSGIVPIENSSSGMIPETVDLLLDRSFSLCIREELALRVRLALLGRRGAKIKTLYSHAAPLYHCRNWIMQRFPEVQLRRVASTAEAARLASLEPASAALSTRDAAILYGLEVLEYPVADDTANLTQFFVLGHRPAGSGARETSLAVLLKEKVGSLCSFLEPFREEGLNLKRIVSHPVMGHPNTYFFFLSVQAPNTDPRFIQATEKAKKHTWEMRLLGSYPVRRPYSS; from the coding sequence ATGAGCGTTGCGTTTCTGGGACCGGCCCAAACCTTTTCCCACCTTGTGGCCAAGAAACGCTTCCCCAAAAGGAAGCTTTTGCCTCTTCCGTCCATTCCGGAGGTGGTGGAATACGTGCGACGCCATCCTTTGTCGTCGGGCATTGTCCCCATCGAAAATTCCTCCAGCGGAATGATCCCCGAAACGGTCGATCTTCTTCTGGATCGAAGTTTCTCCCTATGCATCCGCGAGGAGCTAGCTTTGCGCGTCCGGTTAGCCCTGTTGGGTCGGCGAGGCGCCAAGATCAAGACCCTCTACTCCCATGCGGCCCCGCTCTATCACTGCCGGAACTGGATTATGCAACGTTTTCCAGAAGTCCAGCTGCGACGTGTGGCCAGCACAGCGGAAGCAGCCCGACTTGCCTCTCTTGAGCCTGCGTCTGCAGCTCTATCCACCCGCGATGCAGCGATTCTTTACGGGCTAGAGGTTCTCGAATATCCTGTGGCGGACGATACCGCAAATCTCACCCAGTTCTTTGTCTTGGGGCACCGCCCCGCGGGGTCGGGAGCGAGGGAAACCAGCCTGGCTGTTTTGCTTAAGGAGAAAGTGGGTAGCCTCTGCTCGTTTCTGGAACCTTTTCGGGAGGAGGGGCTGAACCTCAAGCGAATTGTGTCTCACCCGGTGATGGGCCATCCAAACACCTATTTTTTCTTTCTTAGTGTCCAGGCTCCCAACACCGACCCGCGTTTTATCCAGGCCACAGAGAAAGCGAAAAAACACACGTGGGAGATGCGCCTTTTGGGCTCCTACCCGGTTCGCCGACCCTATAGCTCCTAG
- a CDS encoding carbon-nitrogen hydrolase, whose protein sequence is MKVSVGLIQMGAEKDSQETLAKAGRLFHEAAARGASILCTPELFATPYFCQKMDPANFRLAEEIPGGPTARTLARVAQELGVVIIGGVFERRAPGVYHNSALIMGEDGKVLGLYRKMHLPEEPGYYEKYYFAPGDLGYRVWPTRYGPLSVLICWDQWFPEAARSSVLQGAVLLFYPTSIGWHPQEKEKEGRHQLAAWQIVQRAHAIANGCYVVAVNRVGWEAGDEGTGLEFWGHSFVADPLGRIVAEAGEQEEILVAELDLSLVEETRKFWPFLRDRRVDSYRSILGLFDPNLGSSSATQSSSSP, encoded by the coding sequence ATGAAAGTTTCCGTCGGGTTGATCCAGATGGGTGCCGAAAAGGACTCCCAAGAAACCCTAGCCAAAGCGGGAAGGCTTTTCCATGAAGCCGCCGCCCGGGGAGCTTCTATCCTCTGTACACCTGAGCTCTTTGCAACTCCCTACTTTTGCCAGAAAATGGACCCTGCCAATTTTCGTCTTGCGGAGGAAATACCTGGGGGACCTACCGCCCGCACCCTGGCCCGTGTGGCCCAGGAACTTGGCGTGGTGATTATCGGCGGGGTTTTTGAGCGAAGGGCACCAGGCGTTTACCACAATAGCGCCCTCATTATGGGTGAAGATGGAAAGGTTTTGGGGCTTTATCGAAAGATGCACCTTCCCGAAGAACCCGGATATTACGAAAAATACTACTTTGCCCCGGGTGACCTCGGTTACCGCGTCTGGCCGACCCGCTACGGGCCCCTTTCCGTCCTCATTTGCTGGGATCAGTGGTTTCCCGAAGCTGCGCGCAGTAGTGTCCTCCAAGGAGCAGTGCTCCTTTTTTATCCCACCAGTATCGGCTGGCATCCGCAGGAGAAAGAGAAAGAAGGAAGGCACCAGTTGGCCGCATGGCAAATCGTCCAGCGGGCACACGCCATTGCCAATGGCTGTTATGTTGTGGCCGTCAACCGCGTGGGGTGGGAGGCAGGGGACGAGGGAACCGGGCTTGAGTTTTGGGGTCACAGCTTTGTGGCGGATCCCCTTGGGCGAATCGTTGCGGAAGCCGGAGAACAAGAGGAAATCTTAGTCGCGGAGCTTGATCTATCCCTCGTGGAAGAAACCCGAAAGTTCTGGCCCTTTTTGCGAGACCGTAGAGTGGACAGTTACCGGTCCATTCTTGGACTGTTCGACCCCAACCTTGGATCCTCAAGTGCCACACAAAGCTCTTCCTCCCCATGA
- a CDS encoding agmatine deiminase family protein translates to MNTPKALGFRFPAEWETHRATWLCWPREDGISFEGGWEGIPELWAQLAHELSQGEEVHICLFSEAQREQAQSYLKGKKENIYWHDFPAYEPWPRDYGPTFLVGPAGKALIDWGFNAWGGKYPPWELDDLVPQKIAQYRRLPLWKGPVILEGGAIDTDGEGTLLASQDCLLDPRRNPGLTQREMEQILEEFLGVKRVIWLSGSLEGDDTDGHVDNLARFVAPGVVVVSLPEDPQDANYPVCWENYQRLAKSETARGQKLCVVPVPLPDAVVHGHQRLPASYVNFYIANHCVIVPSFGWEAKERQIQEVLSGFFPGRRILLWEARRLIWGLGAFHCITLQEPL, encoded by the coding sequence ATGAACACTCCCAAAGCACTTGGTTTCCGCTTTCCGGCCGAATGGGAAACCCACCGGGCGACCTGGCTCTGCTGGCCCAGAGAGGACGGGATTAGCTTTGAGGGTGGATGGGAAGGGATTCCGGAACTCTGGGCTCAATTGGCCCATGAGCTTTCCCAAGGAGAAGAAGTGCACATTTGCCTCTTTTCCGAAGCTCAGCGGGAACAAGCACAGAGCTATCTCAAAGGAAAAAAGGAAAACATTTATTGGCATGATTTTCCTGCCTACGAGCCGTGGCCCCGCGATTACGGACCCACGTTTCTCGTGGGCCCGGCCGGAAAGGCTCTCATTGACTGGGGTTTTAACGCTTGGGGTGGGAAATACCCCCCGTGGGAGCTAGACGACCTGGTTCCTCAGAAAATTGCTCAATATCGAAGGCTCCCTCTGTGGAAAGGTCCGGTCATTTTAGAAGGGGGTGCCATCGATACTGACGGTGAAGGAACGCTTCTTGCCTCTCAAGATTGCTTACTGGACCCAAGACGCAATCCCGGATTGACGCAACGGGAAATGGAACAAATTCTCGAGGAGTTCCTCGGGGTCAAGCGGGTGATCTGGCTATCGGGATCGCTAGAAGGCGACGATACTGACGGCCATGTGGACAATCTTGCGCGTTTCGTGGCGCCGGGTGTGGTTGTCGTCAGTTTACCCGAGGATCCCCAGGACGCCAATTACCCCGTGTGCTGGGAAAACTACCAGCGCTTGGCCAAAAGCGAAACAGCCCGGGGGCAAAAGCTCTGTGTGGTCCCCGTTCCCCTTCCCGATGCCGTCGTGCATGGCCACCAACGCTTACCGGCAAGCTACGTCAACTTCTACATCGCCAACCATTGCGTGATTGTTCCCTCTTTTGGATGGGAAGCTAAGGAACGGCAAATCCAAGAGGTTTTATCCGGGTTCTTTCCCGGGCGGCGCATTCTGCTTTGGGAGGCGCGTCGGCTCATCTGGGGACTGGGGGCTTTTCATTGCATCACCTTGCAAGAGCCTTTATAA